A stretch of Sulfurimonas autotrophica DSM 16294 DNA encodes these proteins:
- a CDS encoding AI-2E family transporter, with protein MKEHKIGYYFIVMASVVIVLAGIKSASVIIIPFLLSLFIAIILSPLYNYFNSKGIADILSVTLVITVFILFLAFVAKLIGTSVHDFSANIDTYAQKLSGYYQLISTYAASLGIAISTDDISNLINMKQAMKFATSIIQSMGSMFTNGFIIILTVVFMLLESQYFVKKVEFADGHQETIAHIETIFSKIKNYMVLKALISLLTGVIVWLSLSFIGTDYAFLWGILAFMLNFIPNIGSIIAAIPAVLITLVQLGAMSALLVTLLYTVINVVIGSIVEPKVMGKGLGLSTLIIFLSLLFWGWLLGIVGMLLSIPLTIMAKIIFDANQNTQWIGVLLDTGENINK; from the coding sequence ATGAAAGAACATAAAATAGGCTATTATTTTATTGTAATGGCAAGTGTCGTGATTGTTTTAGCAGGTATAAAAAGCGCTTCTGTAATTATCATTCCTTTTTTACTCTCTTTATTTATTGCTATTATTCTCTCTCCTTTATATAATTATTTTAACTCAAAAGGTATTGCAGATATTTTATCAGTAACACTGGTTATCACAGTTTTTATTTTGTTTTTAGCATTTGTCGCAAAATTGATAGGTACTTCTGTTCATGACTTTAGTGCCAATATTGATACATATGCACAAAAACTTTCCGGATACTATCAACTTATTTCTACCTATGCAGCTTCTTTAGGTATAGCAATTTCTACGGATGATATTTCAAACCTTATTAATATGAAACAGGCGATGAAATTTGCAACAAGCATTATTCAAAGTATGGGTTCTATGTTTACAAATGGCTTTATTATTATTTTAACAGTTGTATTTATGCTTCTTGAATCACAATATTTTGTAAAAAAAGTTGAATTTGCCGATGGACATCAGGAAACAATAGCACATATAGAAACAATTTTTTCTAAAATAAAAAATTACATGGTACTTAAGGCACTTATCTCACTGCTTACAGGTGTCATAGTGTGGCTCAGTCTCTCTTTTATAGGTACAGACTATGCTTTTTTATGGGGTATCTTAGCCTTTATGCTTAATTTTATTCCAAATATAGGCTCTATTATTGCAGCTATTCCAGCTGTTTTAATTACATTAGTACAGCTTGGCGCTATGAGTGCTTTACTGGTAACGCTATTATATACTGTAATAAATGTAGTAATTGGTTCGATTGTTGAGCCAAAGGTGATGGGCAAAGGTTTGGGACTATCTACCTTAATTATTTTTCTTTCACTCCTGTTTTGGGGATGGCTCTTAGGTATAGTCGGTATGCTTTTATCTATTCCTTTGACAATTATGGCAAAAATTATTTTTGATGCTAATCAAAATACACAATGGATTGGTGTCTTGCTCGACACAGGTGAGAATATCAATAAGTAA
- a CDS encoding ABC transporter permease produces the protein MPKLSIFILIFIFVFSFFGLELYHVNPYSLDAKSILLAPSLAHPLGTDRLGRDILARLIVGGKVSLIIGVGSAFIASFIGLILGSMAGYFRGSVDKIFVITVDLFLTFPTFFLLLALVSYVNASALVLIVIISITGWMTTARLIRSESFKITSQPFIKILNIARVNKLKILFKYYAPILAPIYFVSFTFGVGGAILAESGLSFLGLGIVAPQMSWGTILSGGKDVVEIAWWVSFFPGLMIFLVTFSLINISNYLQQITNQKEIQT, from the coding sequence ATGCCTAAGCTCAGTATATTCATTCTTATTTTCATATTTGTATTCTCTTTTTTCGGTTTAGAACTTTACCATGTCAACCCCTATTCTTTAGATGCAAAATCAATTCTTTTAGCTCCTTCTTTGGCTCATCCTTTAGGCACGGACAGATTAGGAAGGGATATTCTGGCACGTTTAATTGTAGGCGGCAAAGTCTCTTTAATTATTGGCGTAGGCAGTGCATTTATTGCTTCGTTCATTGGATTAATATTGGGTTCGATGGCCGGTTATTTCAGGGGAAGCGTAGATAAAATATTTGTCATTACAGTAGATTTGTTTTTAACCTTTCCAACATTTTTTTTACTGCTTGCACTTGTCAGTTATGTAAATGCTTCAGCCTTGGTTTTAATCGTTATTATATCTATTACAGGATGGATGACAACAGCAAGACTTATACGTTCTGAGAGTTTTAAAATCACTTCACAACCCTTTATTAAGATTTTAAATATTGCAAGAGTAAATAAATTAAAAATACTCTTTAAATATTATGCCCCAATTTTAGCTCCGATTTATTTTGTAAGTTTTACTTTCGGCGTCGGAGGTGCTATTCTGGCAGAATCAGGATTGAGTTTTTTGGGATTAGGAATTGTCGCACCGCAAATGAGTTGGGGTACAATTTTAAGTGGGGGAAAAGATGTTGTTGAAATTGCTTGGTGGGTAAGTTTTTTCCCGGGTTTAATGATTTTTTTAGTAACGTTTTCGCTTATTAATATTTCAAACTATTTACAGCAAATTACAAATCAAAAAGAGATACAAACCTAA